The Schistosoma haematobium chromosome 7, whole genome shotgun sequence genome contains a region encoding:
- a CDS encoding hypothetical protein (EggNog:ENOG41KOG0192~COG:T), with amino-acid sequence MNVCVNTAFSYETVDTSPSSILSSSAATVAAFTPSLNIHSNHISSTFPTKNHISIDDSFMLNNMADLQSSSTQSISDLLMMKSSDLQIHHQQQQILKQQRQTGTSIQQNNDETASSSSLTATRMSTYLPIDDDEMISIQKPSVGPLLLHLIVYFAINLLYNSMCLLDPSVKRTWWYLLKRVMFWLQRKKRNYFHHQQQQHPRNRHRYQHRHYHSPYSHDYSDNDNDRDIVHNNSNNENENNLGILNDNDDFIKSYLNHLIIGFSWWDPGFFIIPTPILSNNDLWRKSGVFYLHEKYSKKLQDFELVKRKSNRFTDHDNNYSTTNTNTTTMISSSMLNCTDNNDGNHHHRHKLVNKINHTTDHDIVDFNADNNDNNNNILEQLDHVVSPLESLLLLLQSNTSNPQHLSNLLSKLLLLSVNNNNSNGLLEQSVLNQQRNSQLSSTSSSSPPSSIHDNNNNNNNNNNLETLLLFVSRQLYQLSSTTGLTGISNDNGPVKHQDNVITTSSTTNTTITTNNSSIGLSQNTNHNLTGNTMINQTTELIPTTLIRNSSNVNLTGSNHHHSNHSLSHQSDLTATLTAAAAYEQYQKQLSDLTASITQRRSRHKRLLSGRSSTSPDVIKI; translated from the exons ATGAATGTTTGTGTAAATACAGCTTTTTCGTATGAAACTGTTGATACATCACCATCTTCAATATTGTCATCATCTGCAGCAACAGTAGCTGCATTCACTCCATCATTGAATATTCATTCAAATCATATAAGTTCAACATTTCCAACGAAAAATCATATCTCAATAGATGATTCCTTCATGTTAAACAATATGGCTGATTTACAATCATCATCTACACAGTCAATATCTGATTTGTTAATGATGAAATCATCTGATCTACAAATACACCACCAACAACAGCAAATTCTGAAACAACAGCGACAAACAGGAACATCAATTCAACAGAATAATGATGAGACagcatcatcatcgtcattaaCTGCAACACGAATGTCAACTTATCTGCctattgatgatgatgagatGATATCGATTCAAAAACCATctgttggtccattactcttacATTTAATCGTTTATTTCGCTATAAATCTCTTGTATAATTCAATGTGTTTACTAGATCCATCAGTGAAACGAACTTGGTGGTATTTGCTTAAACG AGTTATGTTTTGGCTTCAACGTAAAAAGAGAAATTActttcatcatcaacaacaacaacatccaCGTAACCGGCATCGCTATCAACACCGACATTATCATTCGCCTTATTCACATGATTatagtgataatgataatgatcgtgatattgttcataataatagtaataatgagaaTGAGAATAATCTTGGCATCttgaatgataatgatgatttcattaaatcttatttaaatcatttaataattgGATTCAGTTGGTGGGATCCTGGTTTCTTTATAATACCTACACCGATTCTATCAAATAATGATTTATGGAGAAAATCTGGCGTATTTTATCTACATGAAAAATATTCTAAGAAATTACAAGATTTTGAATTAGTCAAACGTAAATCAAATCGTTTTACTgatcatgataataattattctaCTACTAATACAAATACTACTACAAtgattagtagtagtatgttAAATTGCACTGACAATAATGATGgcaatcatcatcatcgtcataaACTTGTCAATAAAATTAATCATACTACTGATCATGACATTGTGGATTTTAATGcagacaataatgataataataataacatcctAGAGCAATTGGATCATGTAGTGAGTCCATTGGAATCCTTATTACTGTTGTTACAATCAAACACATCAAATCCTCAACATTTATCGAATTTATTATCGAAATTACTACTTTTATCAGTGAATAACAATAATTCGAATGGTTTATTAGAACAGTCAGTTTTAAATCAGCAACGAAATTCACAATTATCTTCAACATCATCTTCATCACCACCGTCTTCaattcatgataataataataataataataataataataatttggaaACTTTATTATTGTTCGTTTCACGCCAATTGTATCAATTATCATCTACAACTGGGTTGACAGGTATCTCTAATGATAATGGTCCTGTTAAACATCAGGATAATGTTATTACTACTAGTTCCAcaactaatactactattactactaataatagtagtattggTCTTAGCCAAAATACTAATCATAATTTAACTGGCAATACAATGATCAATCAAACAACAGAATTGATTCCGACTACTTTGATTCGTAATAGTAGTAATGTTAATTTGACTGGGAGTAATCATCATCATTCCAATCATTCTTTGTCCCATCAGTCAGATCTAACAGCCACATTGACTGCGGCAGCTGCCTATGAACAGTATCAAAAACAGTTATCGGATTTAACAGCA AGCATCACACAACGTCGAAGCAGGCACAAACGATTATTATCTGGACGTTCGTCAA CCTCCCCTGATGTGATCAAAATTTAA